A genome region from Labrys wisconsinensis includes the following:
- a CDS encoding NADP-dependent malic enzyme, whose amino-acid sequence MSSTISDDLRSGALVYHRLPKPGKLEIVPTKPLGNQRDLALAYSPGVAAACEAIAADPAEAANLTARQNLVAVVSNGTAVLGLGDIGPLASKPVMEGKAVLFKKFAGIDVFDIEIAPKTVDEIVTVVAALEPTFGGINLEDIKAPECFEVERRLRETMKIPVFHDDQHGTAIIVGAAVRNALELSGKRIDAVKIVASGAGAAALACLNLLVSLGARRENIFVSDIKGVVYKGRPELMDPWKEPYAQDTAARTLDDIIGGADVFLGLSAGGVLKPEMVARMAERPLILALANPFPEIMPDAARAVRPDALICTGRSDFPNQVNNVLCFPYIFRGALDCGATTINEAMKHAAVEAIAALARETPSDVVAKAYGGEAPRFGPDSLIPSPFDPRLILRIAPAVAKAGMESGVATRPIEDLAVYAESLTRFVFRSGFIMKPLFTAAKAAPRRVVYAEGEDERVLRAAQVVLEEGLAKPILIGRPSVIESRIQRFGLTIRPGRDFEVIDPGDDPRYKDYWTLYHDLGGRRGITPERARTIVRSNNTVIAALALRRGDADAMICGLEGGFMRHLRDVRLIVGLAPGIQCFSALSLVITSKGAFFICDTQVTPDPSAEDVAEMAILAAEHVKRFGLTPKIALLSHGDFGSYDTDSARKMRRALQILMDKRPDLEADGEMQADSALSPAVRELKLSESRLTGEANVLVMPNLDAANIAYQLTRMLADALPVGPILIGGAKPAHILTNAVTARGVVNMTAIAVVEAQTDER is encoded by the coding sequence ATGAGCTCCACCATCTCCGACGACCTGCGCTCGGGCGCGCTGGTCTATCACCGCCTGCCCAAGCCCGGGAAGCTGGAGATCGTCCCGACCAAGCCGCTCGGCAACCAGCGCGACCTGGCGCTGGCCTATTCGCCGGGCGTCGCCGCCGCCTGCGAGGCGATCGCCGCCGACCCGGCCGAGGCGGCCAATCTGACCGCCCGCCAGAACCTGGTCGCCGTGGTCTCGAACGGCACGGCCGTGCTCGGGCTCGGCGATATCGGCCCGCTCGCCTCCAAGCCGGTCATGGAAGGCAAGGCGGTGCTGTTCAAGAAATTCGCCGGCATCGACGTGTTCGACATCGAGATCGCGCCCAAGACGGTGGACGAGATCGTCACCGTGGTCGCGGCGCTGGAGCCGACCTTCGGCGGCATCAACCTGGAGGACATCAAGGCGCCGGAATGCTTCGAGGTCGAGCGCCGCCTGCGCGAGACCATGAAGATCCCGGTGTTCCACGACGACCAGCACGGCACCGCCATCATCGTCGGCGCGGCGGTGCGCAATGCGCTGGAGCTCTCGGGCAAGCGCATCGATGCGGTGAAGATCGTCGCCTCCGGGGCGGGGGCGGCGGCGCTCGCCTGCCTCAACCTCCTGGTGTCGCTCGGCGCCCGGCGCGAGAACATCTTCGTCTCCGACATCAAGGGCGTGGTCTACAAGGGCCGGCCTGAGCTGATGGACCCCTGGAAGGAGCCCTATGCCCAGGACACGGCGGCCCGCACGCTCGACGACATCATCGGCGGCGCCGACGTGTTCCTCGGCCTGTCCGCCGGCGGCGTGCTGAAGCCGGAGATGGTGGCGCGCATGGCCGAGCGGCCGCTGATCCTGGCGCTCGCCAACCCGTTCCCCGAGATCATGCCGGACGCGGCGCGCGCGGTGCGCCCGGACGCGCTGATCTGCACCGGGCGGTCGGACTTCCCGAACCAGGTCAACAATGTCCTGTGCTTCCCCTACATCTTCCGCGGCGCGCTCGACTGCGGCGCCACCACCATCAACGAGGCGATGAAGCACGCGGCGGTCGAGGCCATCGCCGCGCTCGCCCGTGAGACGCCGTCCGACGTGGTGGCCAAGGCCTATGGCGGCGAGGCGCCGCGCTTCGGCCCGGATTCGCTCATTCCCTCGCCCTTCGATCCCCGCCTGATCCTGCGCATCGCCCCGGCGGTGGCCAAGGCGGGGATGGAATCGGGTGTCGCCACCCGGCCGATCGAGGATCTCGCCGTCTATGCCGAGAGCCTGACCCGCTTCGTCTTCCGCTCCGGCTTCATCATGAAGCCGCTGTTCACCGCGGCGAAGGCTGCGCCCAGGCGCGTGGTCTATGCCGAGGGCGAGGACGAGCGCGTGCTGCGCGCCGCGCAGGTGGTGCTGGAGGAGGGGCTGGCCAAGCCGATCCTGATCGGTCGCCCCTCGGTGATCGAGAGCCGCATCCAGCGCTTCGGCCTCACCATCCGGCCGGGCCGCGACTTCGAGGTGATCGATCCCGGCGACGACCCGCGCTACAAGGACTATTGGACGCTCTACCACGACCTCGGCGGCCGCAGGGGCATCACGCCGGAGCGGGCGCGCACCATCGTGCGCTCGAACAACACGGTGATCGCGGCGCTGGCCCTCCGGCGCGGCGATGCGGATGCGATGATCTGCGGGCTCGAAGGCGGCTTCATGCGCCACCTCCGGGACGTCCGGCTGATCGTCGGCCTGGCGCCCGGCATCCAGTGCTTCTCGGCCCTGTCGCTGGTCATCACCAGCAAGGGCGCCTTCTTCATCTGCGACACCCAGGTGACGCCCGATCCTTCAGCCGAGGACGTCGCCGAGATGGCGATCCTGGCGGCCGAGCATGTGAAGCGCTTCGGCCTGACGCCGAAGATCGCCCTGTTGTCGCACGGCGATTTCGGCTCCTACGACACCGACTCCGCCCGCAAGATGCGCCGCGCCCTCCAGATCCTGATGGACAAGCGCCCGGACCTCGAGGCCGACGGCGAGATGCAGGCCGACAGCGCGCTGTCGCCGGCGGTGCGCGAGCTCAAGCTCAGCGAGTCGCGGCTGACGGGCGAGGCCAATGTGCTGGTCATGCCCAATCTCGACGCGGCCAACATCGCCTATCAGCTCACCCGCATGCTGGCCGACGCGCTGCCGGTCGGCCCGATCCTGATCGGCGGCGCCAAGCCCGCGCATATCCTGACCAACGCGGTCACCGCCCGCGGCGTCGTCAACATGACGGCGATCGCCGTGGTCGAGGCGCAGACGGACGAGCGCTGA
- a CDS encoding ABC transporter ATP-binding protein, whose product MAEIIVDKLRLRYGPVDVLKGVSFAAERGRILALLGASGSGKTTLLRAIAGLEQPYAGRIAMAGTPLYDADKGIVVQPEARGLGLVFQSYALWPHKTVAENVGYPLKLRNVARADIERRVGQALSGIGLGALAERYPHQLSGGQQQRVALARALVYEPKMILLDEPLSNLDAKLREEARVWLRQLINALGLTAICVTHDQVEAMALADRILLLNGGQIEQDGSPRDIYERPASLFAAEFMGSNNRFDAKVVRVEGETAVVAIAGQELRGRSQAAVKPGDAVVAIARLERLAVSDEAGPGRIPADIVDTLFLGDRQELVCKVGETVFRAYDTADRAPGPCHIAIPEKSLWIFPAK is encoded by the coding sequence ATGGCTGAAATCATCGTCGACAAGCTCAGGCTGCGCTACGGCCCGGTGGACGTGCTCAAGGGCGTATCCTTCGCCGCCGAGCGCGGCCGCATCCTGGCGCTGCTCGGCGCCTCCGGCTCGGGCAAGACCACGCTGCTGCGCGCCATCGCCGGGCTGGAGCAGCCCTATGCCGGGCGCATCGCCATGGCCGGCACGCCGCTCTACGACGCCGACAAGGGCATCGTCGTGCAGCCGGAGGCGCGCGGGCTCGGCCTGGTGTTCCAGTCCTATGCGCTCTGGCCGCACAAGACGGTGGCGGAGAATGTCGGCTACCCCCTGAAGCTGCGCAACGTCGCCCGCGCCGACATCGAGCGGCGCGTCGGCCAGGCGCTTTCGGGCATCGGCCTCGGCGCGCTCGCCGAGCGCTATCCGCACCAGCTCTCCGGCGGCCAGCAGCAGCGCGTCGCCCTCGCCCGCGCGCTGGTCTACGAGCCGAAGATGATCCTCCTCGACGAGCCGCTCTCCAACCTCGACGCCAAGCTGCGCGAGGAGGCGCGCGTCTGGCTCCGGCAATTGATCAACGCGCTGGGGCTGACTGCGATCTGCGTCACCCACGACCAGGTCGAGGCCATGGCGCTCGCCGACCGCATCCTCCTGCTCAACGGCGGCCAGATCGAGCAGGACGGCAGCCCGCGCGACATCTACGAGCGGCCGGCCAGCCTGTTCGCGGCGGAATTCATGGGCTCGAACAACCGGTTCGACGCCAAGGTGGTGCGGGTGGAGGGCGAGACCGCCGTGGTCGCGATCGCCGGGCAGGAGCTCCGGGGCCGCAGCCAGGCGGCGGTCAAGCCGGGGGATGCCGTCGTCGCCATCGCCCGGCTCGAGCGTCTCGCCGTCAGCGACGAGGCCGGCCCCGGGCGCATCCCGGCCGACATCGTCGACACGCTCTTCCTCGGCGACCGCCAGGAGCTGGTCTGCAAGGTCGGCGAGACGGTGTTCCGCGCCTATGACACCGCCGACCGTGCCCCCGGCCCCTGCCACATCGCGATCCCCGAAAAGTCGCTCTGGATCTTCCCGGCGAAGTGA
- a CDS encoding ABC transporter permease, translating into MTANPLTFRTFRITTLLLTALVVLAPVVLILYQSFLSGPFFQPRTHLTLSAYQFVWEDDDFWQAFSTSALIALVMTAIAVPIGVGLAFLITRTDIPGRRILEPLVLVPVFMSAVVLSFGYVVTLGPVGFVSIAAKSLLGFVPWRLYSVASIAVIAGLTHVPHVYLYASAALRNLGSDIEEAARVAGAGPWRVAFTVSLPMILPIVLYAAVLIFFLGFELFGLPLVLGDPQGVLVLSTYLYKLTNKLGVPSYQLMAVVVVAIILVAVPLILLQRGLMKHADRYVSMRGKASRHQKIRLGAWRWPAFAAVAAWFGVTVLIPLAGITLRSFVSGWGEGVDLTSVLTLDHYREMADYPNVVRAILNTLGIGVIGGAVAVGVYALIAVAMHRWRSPLAQAIDAIAMVPRAMPGIVAGLAMLWLFLFIRPLSPLRETMVSIWLAYAVVWFAYGLRMISGTLVQIGPELEEAGRSVGAPQGRVARDITLPLARNGLFAAWLLVFLIFAREYSTGVYLLGPGTEVIGSLMVSLWGTGAIDLVSALAVINTLIIVGGLALAIRFGVRLNG; encoded by the coding sequence ATGACAGCCAACCCGCTGACTTTCCGGACCTTCAGGATCACGACGCTGCTCCTGACGGCGCTCGTCGTCCTCGCCCCGGTCGTCCTCATCCTCTACCAGAGCTTCCTGTCCGGGCCGTTCTTCCAGCCCCGCACCCACCTGACGCTCTCGGCCTACCAGTTCGTCTGGGAGGACGACGACTTCTGGCAGGCCTTCTCGACCTCGGCCCTGATCGCGCTGGTCATGACGGCGATCGCCGTGCCGATCGGCGTCGGCCTCGCCTTCCTGATCACCCGCACCGACATTCCCGGCCGCCGCATCCTGGAGCCGCTGGTGCTGGTGCCGGTGTTCATGTCGGCGGTGGTCCTGTCCTTCGGCTATGTCGTGACGCTGGGGCCGGTCGGCTTCGTCTCGATCGCCGCCAAGAGCCTCCTCGGCTTCGTGCCCTGGCGGCTCTATTCCGTCGCCTCGATCGCCGTCATCGCCGGCCTGACCCATGTGCCGCACGTCTATCTCTATGCCTCGGCAGCGCTGCGCAATCTCGGCTCCGACATCGAGGAGGCGGCGCGCGTCGCCGGCGCCGGGCCCTGGCGGGTCGCCTTCACCGTCAGCCTGCCGATGATCCTGCCGATCGTGCTCTATGCCGCCGTGCTGATCTTCTTCCTCGGCTTCGAGCTCTTCGGCCTGCCGCTGGTCCTCGGCGATCCGCAGGGCGTGCTGGTGCTCTCCACCTATCTCTACAAGCTCACCAACAAGCTCGGCGTGCCGTCCTACCAGCTGATGGCCGTTGTCGTGGTGGCGATCATCCTCGTCGCCGTGCCGCTGATCCTGCTGCAGCGCGGCCTGATGAAGCATGCCGACCGCTATGTCTCGATGCGCGGCAAGGCCTCCCGCCACCAGAAGATCCGGCTCGGCGCCTGGCGCTGGCCGGCCTTCGCGGCGGTGGCGGCCTGGTTCGGCGTGACGGTGCTGATCCCGCTCGCCGGCATCACCCTGCGCTCCTTCGTCTCCGGCTGGGGCGAAGGCGTCGACCTCACCAGCGTCCTGACGCTCGACCATTATCGCGAGATGGCCGACTATCCCAACGTGGTGCGCGCCATCCTCAACACGCTCGGCATCGGCGTGATCGGCGGCGCCGTCGCGGTCGGCGTCTACGCGCTGATCGCCGTCGCCATGCACCGCTGGCGCTCGCCGCTCGCCCAGGCGATCGACGCCATCGCCATGGTGCCGCGCGCCATGCCGGGCATCGTGGCGGGCCTGGCCATGCTGTGGCTGTTCCTGTTCATCCGGCCGCTGTCGCCGCTGCGCGAGACCATGGTGTCGATCTGGCTCGCCTATGCCGTGGTCTGGTTCGCCTATGGCCTCAGGATGATCTCCGGCACGCTGGTGCAGATCGGCCCGGAGCTGGAGGAGGCGGGCCGCTCGGTCGGGGCGCCGCAGGGCCGCGTCGCCCGCGACATCACGCTGCCGCTCGCCCGCAACGGCCTGTTCGCGGCCTGGCTGCTGGTCTTCCTGATCTTCGCGCGCGAATATTCGACCGGTGTCTACCTGCTCGGGCCGGGAACCGAGGTGATCGGCTCGCTGATGGTCTCGCTCTGGGGCACCGGCGCCATCGACCTCGTCTCGGCGCTCGCGGTCATCAACACCCTCATCATCGTGGGAGGCCTTGCCCTCGCCATCCGTTTCGGAGTGCGCCTCAATGGCTGA
- a CDS encoding ABC transporter substrate-binding protein, whose product MVHFIEKAKAAAIVSGILLAGPALAAEAPAGYPASYQALVDAAVKEGKVTVYSTTDAAQAAVLVKDFEAAFPGIKVEYTDLNSTELYNRLIAEVASGQGTADVTWSSAPDLQIKLAADGYAATYESPEANALPAWANYKNTVYATTAEPVTFVYNKRLLPADSVPTSHADLLQIVQGKTDALKEKIAAYDPERSGVGFYFFNQDEKADKDAWALNKAFGKASIKLYTSAGAMIEKVTSGEHLMAYGIFGSYALARQAKDPNLGIVYPKDYTLLTSRAVSVPEQAKNPNAGRVFADYLLSKRAQTIIANDAKLYAVREDVDGPATTKTVEAAAGDVTRAIALDDSLLDGLDQVKRLRFLKDWQKAMKGE is encoded by the coding sequence ATGGTCCATTTCATCGAAAAAGCCAAGGCCGCAGCGATCGTCTCCGGCATCCTGCTGGCCGGCCCGGCCCTTGCGGCCGAGGCGCCCGCCGGCTATCCCGCCTCCTACCAGGCCCTGGTCGACGCCGCGGTGAAGGAGGGCAAGGTCACGGTCTATTCGACCACGGACGCGGCCCAGGCCGCCGTGCTGGTCAAGGATTTCGAGGCGGCCTTCCCCGGCATCAAGGTCGAGTACACCGACCTCAACTCCACCGAGCTCTACAACCGCCTGATCGCCGAGGTCGCCTCCGGCCAGGGCACGGCCGACGTCACCTGGTCCTCCGCCCCGGACCTGCAGATCAAGCTGGCGGCCGACGGCTACGCCGCCACCTACGAATCGCCCGAGGCCAACGCCCTGCCGGCCTGGGCGAACTACAAGAACACCGTCTACGCCACGACGGCCGAGCCGGTGACCTTCGTCTACAACAAGCGCCTGCTGCCGGCCGACAGCGTGCCGACCTCGCACGCGGACCTGCTGCAGATCGTCCAGGGCAAGACGGACGCGCTGAAGGAGAAGATCGCCGCCTACGATCCCGAGCGTTCGGGCGTCGGCTTCTACTTCTTCAACCAGGACGAGAAGGCCGACAAGGATGCCTGGGCGCTGAACAAGGCCTTCGGCAAGGCCTCGATCAAGCTCTACACCTCGGCCGGCGCCATGATCGAGAAGGTGACGTCCGGCGAGCACCTGATGGCCTACGGCATCTTCGGCTCCTATGCCCTGGCGCGCCAGGCCAAGGACCCCAATCTCGGCATCGTCTATCCCAAGGACTACACGCTGCTCACCAGCCGCGCCGTCTCGGTGCCCGAGCAGGCCAAGAACCCCAATGCCGGCCGCGTCTTCGCCGACTATCTCCTGTCGAAGCGCGCCCAGACCATCATCGCCAACGACGCCAAGCTCTATGCCGTGCGCGAGGATGTCGACGGGCCGGCGACGACCAAGACGGTCGAGGCGGCCGCCGGCGACGTCACCCGAGCCATCGCCCTCGACGACTCGCTGCTCGACGGCCTCGATCAGGTCAAGCGCCTGCGCTTCCTGAAGGACTGGCAGAAGGCGATGAAGGGCGAGTGA
- a CDS encoding response regulator transcription factor, which yields MRILLVEDTEDLGQALFQHFLTEGHAVDWARTGPDAEAFLRAQAYDAILLDLGIPDLSGTELLKDLRRRRDTTPVLVMTARALMEDKLAHFELGADDYLLKPFDLRELDARLNALMRRLNGLAASSVRFGNFTFDGKARRAAIDGVPIELGRREFRLLEYFVSTRGRIASKEQIFDRLFGMEDEAGLNVVELYVSRLRRKLEGSRFTIRTIRGLGYVAEVEGE from the coding sequence ATGCGCATCTTGCTCGTCGAGGATACGGAAGATCTCGGGCAGGCGCTGTTCCAGCATTTCCTGACCGAGGGCCATGCCGTCGACTGGGCGCGGACCGGCCCGGACGCGGAGGCCTTCCTGCGCGCGCAGGCCTATGACGCCATCCTGCTCGACCTCGGCATTCCCGACCTCAGCGGCACCGAGCTCCTGAAGGACCTGCGCCGGCGCCGGGACACGACCCCGGTCCTGGTGATGACCGCGCGGGCGCTGATGGAGGACAAGCTGGCGCATTTCGAGCTCGGCGCCGACGACTACCTGCTGAAGCCCTTCGACCTGCGCGAGCTCGACGCGCGGCTGAACGCGCTGATGCGGCGGCTGAACGGGCTCGCCGCCTCCTCGGTGCGGTTCGGCAACTTCACCTTCGACGGCAAGGCCAGGCGCGCCGCGATCGACGGCGTGCCGATCGAGCTCGGGCGCCGGGAATTCCGGCTCCTGGAATATTTCGTCTCCACCCGCGGGCGGATCGCCTCGAAGGAGCAGATCTTCGACCGCCTGTTCGGCATGGAGGACGAGGCGGGGCTCAACGTCGTCGAGCTCTACGTCTCCCGGCTGCGGCGCAAGCTGGAGGGCAGCCGGTTCACCATCCGCACCATCCGCGGCCTCGGCTATGTCGCGGAGGTCGAGGGTGAGTAG
- a CDS encoding sensor histidine kinase has product MSSAYSIRRRLLLRIGGTLVVLLAVIAFGFARYAEEAARRSFDQLLSASALTIAGSMRLDGGGLTADVPTAAFAMLAAARDDRVFYRLLDDDGRTVTGYADLPFVQPGPDRDQAFYDADYRGFAVRTVAVRRLLTSGVRARWGTVLVAQTTGARDRLTSELSDRTLLALLAMAAVAAMLILLGVADTLKPVVALKSRIEGRDPTDFSPIADLVPDEVEPLKAALNALLTRFKTSLDETRSFLADAAHQLRTPLASLMGQTELALREAGSGAMAERLGRIDRNVRLAARIVDQLLSDASVSNRLESTPKEPVDLVHLAAEVINDLVGGAGAHAIRLYVEDDVVDPMVRADAGSLAEALRNLIDNAMKYAPPAAPIDVSIAGAAGDGLVLTVADRGPGIRAADRPRVLGRFERGDAARAPVGSGLGLAIVARVVAAHGGQLALRDRAGGGLAAEITLRRDAKG; this is encoded by the coding sequence GTGAGTAGCGCCTACTCGATCCGCCGGCGGCTGCTCCTGCGCATCGGCGGGACGCTCGTGGTCCTGCTCGCGGTGATCGCCTTCGGCTTCGCGCGCTATGCGGAGGAGGCGGCGCGGCGCTCCTTCGACCAGCTGCTCTCGGCCTCGGCGCTCACCATCGCCGGCTCGATGCGCCTCGACGGCGGCGGGCTCACCGCCGACGTGCCGACCGCCGCCTTCGCCATGCTGGCGGCGGCGCGGGACGACCGCGTCTTCTACCGGCTCCTCGACGATGACGGGCGCACCGTCACCGGCTATGCCGACCTGCCCTTCGTGCAGCCCGGGCCGGACCGCGACCAGGCGTTCTACGACGCGGACTATCGCGGCTTCGCCGTGCGGACCGTGGCGGTCCGGCGGCTGCTGACCTCGGGCGTGCGGGCGCGGTGGGGAACGGTGCTGGTGGCGCAGACCACCGGGGCCCGGGACCGGCTGACCTCGGAGCTGTCCGACCGCACGCTGCTGGCGCTGCTCGCCATGGCGGCCGTGGCGGCGATGCTGATCCTCCTCGGCGTCGCCGACACGCTGAAGCCGGTCGTGGCGCTGAAGTCGCGGATCGAGGGGCGCGACCCCACCGATTTCTCGCCGATCGCCGACCTCGTCCCCGACGAGGTCGAGCCGCTGAAGGCCGCGCTCAATGCGCTCCTGACCCGGTTCAAGACCTCGCTGGACGAGACCCGCTCCTTCCTGGCGGACGCGGCGCACCAGCTGCGCACGCCGCTGGCCAGCCTGATGGGCCAGACCGAGCTCGCCCTGCGGGAGGCCGGCTCCGGCGCGATGGCCGAACGTCTCGGCCGCATCGACCGCAATGTCCGCCTCGCCGCCCGCATCGTCGACCAGCTCCTCAGCGACGCCAGCGTCTCGAACCGCCTGGAATCGACACCCAAGGAGCCGGTCGACCTCGTCCACCTCGCCGCCGAGGTGATCAACGACCTCGTCGGCGGCGCCGGTGCCCATGCGATCCGCCTCTATGTCGAGGACGACGTCGTCGATCCCATGGTCCGGGCCGATGCCGGCTCGCTCGCCGAGGCGCTGCGCAACCTGATCGACAATGCGATGAAATATGCGCCGCCGGCGGCGCCGATCGACGTCTCCATCGCCGGGGCGGCCGGGGACGGGCTGGTCCTCACCGTCGCCGATCGCGGTCCCGGCATCCGCGCGGCCGATCGCCCGCGCGTGCTCGGCCGGTTCGAGCGCGGCGATGCGGCGCGGGCGCCCGTCGGCAGCGGGCTCGGCCTCGCGATCGTGGCGCGGGTCGTGGCCGCGCATGGCGGGCAGCTCGCCCTGCGTGACCGCGCGGGCGGGGGCCTCGCCGCCGAGATCACGCTGCGTCGCGACGCCAAGGGGTGA
- a CDS encoding ABC transporter substrate-binding protein, producing MLRRIALILLLLAGPVPAAAQSLTIAGVTDTATFRPVIEAFRKLHPQITVEYHEYESIPLDEGLRQGTLTPPPDLVISSAVDRQFKAVNDGLARPYRSEQTRALPDWARFADEAFGFTFEPLVFVANRRLFPDGRPPSSRAALLDYLEAAPTRRIATYDPLTSGVGYLVANMDLATNSQFAAFIGRSAQNGLSTFASSLEILQEVAAGRSAIAFNVLGSYAAGWKAAGADIEIVYPVDYTFALMRVALIPRGAREPRSAELFLDFLLSEQGQTVLTRDGNLPAIRSIPGPYASERTIRESAAGPIRIIGLDATLLAMADDLHRRSFETFWRSLVETGTRGRAAARASPGP from the coding sequence ATGCTGCGACGGATCGCCCTCATCCTTCTGCTGCTGGCCGGCCCGGTGCCGGCCGCGGCCCAATCGCTGACCATTGCCGGGGTGACCGACACCGCGACCTTCCGCCCGGTGATCGAGGCCTTCCGCAAGCTGCATCCGCAGATCACGGTCGAGTATCACGAATATGAGTCGATCCCCCTGGACGAGGGCCTGCGGCAGGGCACGCTGACGCCGCCGCCGGACCTCGTCATCAGCTCCGCGGTCGACCGGCAGTTCAAGGCGGTCAATGACGGGCTGGCCCGGCCCTATCGCTCCGAGCAGACCAGGGCGCTGCCGGACTGGGCGCGCTTTGCCGACGAGGCTTTCGGCTTCACCTTCGAGCCCCTGGTGTTCGTCGCCAACCGCCGGCTCTTTCCCGACGGCAGGCCGCCGTCCAGCCGTGCCGCCCTTCTCGACTATCTCGAAGCCGCGCCGACCCGGCGGATCGCCACCTATGACCCGCTGACCAGCGGCGTCGGCTACCTCGTCGCCAACATGGACCTGGCGACCAACAGCCAGTTCGCCGCCTTCATCGGCCGCTCGGCGCAGAACGGGCTCTCGACCTTCGCCTCGTCGCTGGAGATCCTGCAGGAGGTTGCCGCCGGCCGCTCGGCGATCGCCTTCAACGTGCTCGGCTCCTATGCGGCGGGCTGGAAGGCTGCCGGCGCCGACATCGAGATCGTCTACCCCGTCGACTATACCTTCGCACTGATGCGCGTCGCGCTCATCCCCCGGGGCGCGCGCGAGCCCCGCTCGGCCGAGCTGTTCCTCGACTTCCTGCTGTCGGAGCAAGGCCAGACCGTGCTGACGCGCGACGGCAACCTGCCGGCGATCCGCAGCATTCCCGGGCCCTATGCCAGCGAGCGCACGATCCGGGAGAGCGCGGCCGGGCCGATCCGGATCATCGGCCTGGACGCGACGCTGCTGGCCATGGCCGACGACCTGCACCGGCGCTCGTTCGAGACGTTCTGGCGCTCGCTGGTCGAGACCGGCACCCGCGGCCGAGCGGCGGCGCGCGCCTCGCCCGGGCCGTGA
- a CDS encoding GMC family oxidoreductase, with protein sequence MTGTARSFDYIIVGGGSAGCVAASRLVGEFGARVLLLEAGGQYGAFILRAPAGFSRILGGSRYLTQHHTVPQEQLGGRVQVIPQGHVLGGGSSINAQGYMRGRAADYDAWGAIARTDLWSWATILPHFTRMERNQRFNNRFHGASGALEVSYPGFTCEMSHLYVKAVQALGMPFTPDFNQGDPSGVGYVQVTAANGRRCSAVDAFIAPLAGDDRLTIVTGARVDRIIIENDRAVGVDYALDGRSLTARADGEVLLAAGAFVSPKLLMLSGIGPADALRRLGIAVKANLPGVGRNLQDHAGAPLAARTVGSLGYFRQDRGVRMILNGLQYVLFGSGRVATNGVEACSYHVPEDGTGDPVVQIWCVPKTSYIDKDVRGVPDIDGITLHAVLLRPRSTGWVRLRSADPADAPLVNPNYLGHPDDIRHLREGLRTAREILAQAPLREIVREEILPGAAETDDAALDAHIRRTVKTDYHPVGTCRMGSDDDPDAVLTPDLKVRGIAGLRVVDASAMPKLVSANTNAPTMALSDRAVSLMRGLP encoded by the coding sequence ATGACGGGGACGGCCCGGAGCTTCGACTACATCATCGTCGGCGGCGGCAGCGCGGGGTGCGTCGCCGCTTCGCGCCTCGTCGGCGAATTCGGCGCACGCGTGCTGCTGCTCGAGGCCGGCGGCCAGTACGGCGCCTTCATCCTGCGCGCACCGGCCGGCTTCAGCCGGATCCTCGGCGGCTCGCGCTACCTCACCCAGCACCACACCGTGCCGCAGGAGCAGCTCGGCGGGCGCGTGCAGGTCATCCCCCAGGGCCATGTGCTCGGCGGCGGCAGCAGCATCAATGCACAGGGCTATATGCGCGGCCGCGCCGCCGACTATGACGCCTGGGGCGCGATCGCCAGGACCGACCTCTGGTCCTGGGCGACGATCCTGCCGCATTTCACGCGGATGGAGCGCAATCAGCGCTTCAACAACCGCTTCCACGGCGCAAGCGGCGCGCTCGAGGTGTCCTATCCCGGCTTCACCTGCGAGATGAGCCATCTCTACGTCAAGGCGGTGCAGGCGCTGGGGATGCCCTTCACGCCGGACTTCAACCAGGGGGATCCGTCCGGGGTCGGCTATGTCCAGGTGACCGCGGCGAACGGCCGGCGCTGCAGCGCGGTCGACGCCTTCATCGCGCCGCTCGCCGGGGATGACCGGCTGACGATCGTCACCGGCGCCCGGGTCGACCGCATCATCATCGAGAACGATCGCGCCGTCGGCGTCGACTATGCCCTGGACGGGCGGAGCCTCACGGCCCGCGCCGATGGCGAGGTGCTGCTCGCCGCCGGCGCCTTCGTCTCCCCGAAGCTGCTGATGCTCTCGGGCATCGGCCCGGCGGACGCGCTGCGCAGGCTCGGCATCGCCGTCAAGGCGAACCTGCCGGGCGTCGGGCGCAACCTGCAGGACCATGCCGGAGCGCCCCTCGCTGCGCGGACGGTCGGCTCCCTCGGCTATTTCAGGCAGGACCGCGGCGTCCGCATGATCCTGAACGGCCTTCAATATGTCCTGTTCGGATCGGGGCGCGTGGCCACCAACGGCGTCGAGGCCTGCTCCTATCACGTGCCCGAGGACGGCACCGGCGATCCGGTCGTCCAGATCTGGTGCGTGCCGAAGACGAGCTACATCGACAAGGATGTGCGCGGCGTGCCCGACATCGACGGCATCACGCTGCACGCCGTGCTGCTGCGGCCGCGCTCGACCGGCTGGGTCAGGCTGCGCTCCGCCGATCCCGCCGACGCGCCGCTCGTCAATCCGAACTATCTCGGCCATCCCGACGACATCCGCCATCTGCGCGAGGGCCTGCGCACCGCGCGCGAGATCCTCGCCCAGGCGCCGCTTCGCGAGATCGTGCGCGAGGAGATCCTGCCCGGGGCCGCCGAAACGGATGATGCCGCGCTCGACGCGCATATCCGGCGCACCGTGAAGACCGACTACCACCCGGTCGGCACCTGCCGGATGGGCAGCGACGATGATCCCGACGCCGTGCTGACGCCGGATCTCAAGGTGCGCGGCATCGCCGGCCTGCGCGTCGTCGACGCCTCCGCCATGCCGAAGCTCGTCTCCGCCAACACCAACGCCCCGACCATGGCGCTGTCCGACCGCGCCGTCTCGCTCATGCGCGGCCTTCCCTGA